One stretch of Streptomyces sp. 135 DNA includes these proteins:
- a CDS encoding ABC transporter permease, whose product MSVDSALFHSALLALTPILLAALGGAICERAGVFNIGLEGMMLIGCFSAVAGSWSTGSAWLGVLFGALSSAAYAMILAVGTITLRGDAVVLGVALNLLAVGLTGFLLRTVFGVQGTFSDPQLAGLGDIGLPGLEAVPFVGPALSGHSPLVYVSWAAVAVAAVFLSRHPWGLRLRGVGEAPDAAATLGVSPAKYRYAAVLTSGVLCGLAGAQLALGNVTLFSENMTAGRGWIAVVAVMLGRALPLGVLLAALLFGVAEAVGFRLQGNGLPQQATDAAPYVVTLIALFLSTARRKRRKRLKSVGPKAGGSAPRDPEPLVGASS is encoded by the coding sequence ATGTCCGTCGACTCCGCGCTGTTCCACTCGGCGCTGCTCGCCCTCACCCCGATCTTGCTCGCCGCGCTCGGCGGCGCGATCTGCGAGCGGGCGGGCGTGTTCAACATCGGCCTCGAAGGCATGATGCTGATCGGCTGCTTCAGCGCGGTCGCGGGCAGCTGGTCCACCGGCAGCGCGTGGCTCGGTGTCCTGTTCGGCGCCCTCTCCTCGGCGGCGTACGCGATGATCCTCGCCGTGGGAACCATCACGCTGCGCGGTGACGCCGTCGTCCTCGGGGTCGCGCTCAACCTCCTGGCCGTCGGCCTGACCGGGTTCCTGCTGCGTACGGTCTTCGGCGTGCAGGGCACCTTCTCCGACCCGCAGCTGGCGGGCCTCGGCGACATCGGCCTGCCGGGTCTGGAGGCCGTCCCCTTCGTCGGGCCGGCGCTTTCCGGCCACTCCCCTCTCGTGTACGTGTCGTGGGCGGCCGTTGCCGTCGCGGCCGTGTTCCTCTCCCGGCACCCGTGGGGGCTGCGGCTCCGCGGGGTGGGCGAGGCGCCGGACGCGGCGGCGACGCTCGGCGTGAGCCCGGCCAAGTACCGTTACGCGGCCGTGCTCACCAGCGGCGTCCTGTGCGGTCTCGCGGGCGCTCAACTCGCCCTCGGAAACGTCACGTTGTTCTCGGAGAACATGACGGCGGGGCGCGGCTGGATCGCCGTGGTCGCGGTCATGCTGGGCCGGGCGCTGCCGCTCGGCGTGCTGCTCGCCGCGCTGCTCTTCGGGGTCGCGGAGGCGGTCGGCTTCCGGCTCCAGGGCAACGGCCTGCCGCAGCAGGCGACCGACGCCGCCCCCTACGTGGTGACCCTCATCGCCCTCTTCCTGTCCACGGCGCGCCGCAAGCGGCGTAAGCGCCTCAAGTCCGTGGGGCCCAAGGCCGGGGGCTCGGCGCCCCGGGACCCCGAGCCCCTGGTAGGAGCCTCCTCATGA
- a CDS encoding nucleoside phosphorylase: MTSLTDALPITRVPRTGLPAQAVVVGDPGRAAAVADLLSDAKEVSYHREYRTFTGTWQGTEVVVSSHGVGAPGAILLFQELAEAGVRTMVRLGTAGAIRPGIRDGDLVIADAAVRDDGVTQQLIPAEYPAFSAPEAVIALERAARAAGAPYHRGVVWTRAAFQPGFLPLPGEAYTAAGIAAIEMELSALYVFASTHGLTAGGALVVDGANADELVAEDAPFSTSGYDPHRDVVAEGVDRGARIALDALRLLAAAEH; the protein is encoded by the coding sequence ATGACGTCGCTCACCGACGCCCTGCCCATCACCCGCGTCCCGCGCACCGGGCTGCCCGCCCAGGCCGTCGTGGTCGGCGACCCGGGCCGCGCGGCCGCCGTCGCCGATCTGCTGTCCGACGCCAAGGAGGTGTCGTACCACCGTGAGTACCGCACCTTCACCGGCACCTGGCAGGGCACGGAGGTCGTCGTCTCCTCGCACGGCGTCGGCGCCCCCGGCGCGATCCTGCTCTTCCAGGAGCTCGCCGAGGCGGGCGTCCGCACGATGGTGCGGCTCGGCACGGCGGGCGCGATCCGCCCCGGCATCCGCGACGGCGACCTGGTCATCGCGGACGCGGCGGTACGCGACGACGGCGTGACCCAGCAGCTGATCCCCGCCGAGTACCCGGCGTTCTCCGCCCCGGAGGCGGTCATCGCCCTGGAGCGCGCGGCGCGGGCGGCCGGCGCCCCCTACCACCGGGGCGTGGTGTGGACGCGGGCCGCGTTCCAGCCGGGCTTCCTGCCGCTGCCCGGCGAGGCGTACACGGCCGCCGGGATCGCCGCCATCGAGATGGAGCTGTCCGCGCTGTACGTCTTCGCCTCCACGCACGGCCTGACGGCGGGCGGCGCGCTGGTGGTGGACGGCGCGAACGCGGACGAACTCGTCGCCGAGGACGCGCCGTTCTCGACGAGCGGCTACGACCCGCACCGCGACGTGGTGGCCGAAGGGGTCGACCGGGGCGCCCGGATAGCCTTGGACGCGCTGCGTCTGCTGGCCGCGGCCGAGCACTGA
- a CDS encoding amidohydrolase — protein MQLTDLPAQARGGSLDLLVHGGDVLTVDASGTVVADGAVAVRDGRIVEVGPAGRLRAAYEAAEEIDAQGCLVLPGLINTHTHLAMNLMRGIADDVTLQGFLARVIPREAAILSPTTVTAALGAAIAESVRGGVTTALDMYWFHEAAESVAREAGWRLLTGPTFMDVPGPPDGRAYAERAGWAAADLKSRTPPPGTRPVVFAHSAYTLDPAQLTEISALAREHGALLHLHAAENAGEVAMVTERHGMRPVELLDSLGVLGPDTLLAHAVDLTDAEIVTLARTGTAVAHCPVSNLKLGCGIARVPELLDAGVTVGLGTDGAVSSNTLDLLGAVKMAALVHKAGGDPTAVGAEQAVRMATIESARALGLDAQLGSLEAGKRADLVVVDLDRPHLAPRHDPWSTLAYAATAADVRDTVVDGRILMRGRTLRTLDEPAVLRALRDAATDPEVTSTV, from the coding sequence ATGCAGCTCACCGACCTGCCCGCCCAGGCCCGCGGCGGCTCCCTCGACCTGCTGGTGCACGGCGGCGACGTGCTGACCGTCGACGCCTCGGGCACGGTCGTCGCGGACGGCGCGGTGGCGGTCCGGGACGGCCGGATCGTCGAGGTGGGCCCCGCCGGGCGGCTGCGCGCAGCGTACGAGGCCGCCGAGGAGATCGACGCCCAAGGCTGCCTCGTGCTGCCGGGTCTCATCAACACCCACACGCACCTCGCGATGAACCTCATGCGGGGCATCGCCGACGACGTCACCCTCCAGGGCTTCCTGGCCCGCGTGATCCCGCGCGAGGCCGCGATCCTCTCCCCCACCACGGTGACGGCCGCCCTCGGCGCCGCGATCGCCGAATCGGTGCGGGGCGGGGTGACCACCGCCCTCGACATGTACTGGTTCCACGAGGCGGCCGAGTCGGTGGCGCGCGAGGCCGGGTGGCGGCTGCTGACCGGGCCGACGTTCATGGACGTGCCGGGCCCGCCGGACGGCCGCGCCTACGCGGAGCGCGCCGGCTGGGCGGCGGCCGACCTGAAGTCCCGTACGCCCCCGCCGGGTACCCGCCCCGTCGTCTTCGCGCACTCCGCGTACACGCTGGACCCCGCGCAGCTGACGGAGATATCCGCGCTGGCCCGCGAGCACGGCGCGCTGCTGCACCTGCACGCCGCCGAGAACGCGGGCGAGGTGGCGATGGTCACCGAGCGGCACGGCATGCGCCCGGTGGAGCTGCTCGACTCGCTCGGCGTCCTCGGCCCCGACACGCTGCTCGCGCACGCCGTCGACCTCACGGACGCGGAGATCGTGACGCTGGCCCGCACCGGTACGGCCGTCGCGCACTGCCCGGTGTCCAACCTCAAGCTGGGCTGCGGCATCGCGCGCGTACCGGAGCTGCTCGACGCGGGCGTCACGGTGGGCCTCGGCACGGACGGCGCCGTGAGCTCCAACACACTCGATCTGCTGGGCGCGGTGAAGATGGCCGCGCTGGTGCACAAGGCCGGCGGCGACCCCACGGCGGTCGGCGCCGAGCAGGCCGTACGGATGGCGACCATCGAGTCGGCGCGGGCGCTCGGTCTCGACGCTCAACTGGGCTCGCTGGAGGCGGGCAAGCGCGCCGACCTCGTCGTCGTCGACCTGGACCGGCCGCACCTCGCGCCCCGGCACGACCCCTGGTCGACGCTCGCGTACGCCGCCACGGCCGCGGACGTGCGGGACACCGTCGTCGACGGGCGGATTCTGATGCGCGGGCGCACCCTGCGTACGCTGGACGAACCGGCTGTCCTGCGCGCCCTGCGGGACGCGGCGACCGACCCCGAAGTGACGAGCACCGTATGA
- a CDS encoding sulfite oxidase-like oxidoreductase: MTYDERTTTREPTRGFTGRARAADRDPRLPPGQYDARDGWPVLSAEVTPHLAAADWTFRVDGLVAAPHTWSWDEAHALPGSEYRGDIHCVTSWSKFGVRFGGVSLDTFLAAARPLPGATHVVAYSHTGYTTSLPLSDVSDGKAWIVWEYGDEPLPAEHGGPARLIVPHLYFWKSAKWIAGLRLLDRDEPGFWEQNGYHHRGDPWAEERYAGD; this comes from the coding sequence ATGACGTACGACGAGCGGACCACCACCCGCGAGCCCACCCGCGGCTTCACCGGCCGCGCCCGCGCCGCCGACCGCGACCCGCGCCTGCCGCCGGGCCAATACGACGCGCGCGACGGTTGGCCCGTCCTGTCGGCCGAGGTGACGCCGCACCTGGCCGCCGCCGACTGGACGTTCCGCGTGGACGGCCTCGTGGCGGCCCCGCACACCTGGAGCTGGGACGAGGCGCACGCGCTGCCCGGCTCCGAGTACCGAGGCGACATCCACTGCGTGACCAGCTGGTCCAAGTTCGGGGTGCGCTTCGGCGGGGTGAGCCTGGACACCTTCCTGGCCGCCGCCCGCCCGCTGCCCGGCGCCACGCACGTCGTCGCGTACTCCCACACCGGTTACACCACCAGCCTGCCGCTGAGCGACGTCAGCGACGGCAAGGCGTGGATCGTCTGGGAGTACGGGGACGAGCCGCTGCCCGCCGAGCACGGCGGCCCGGCCCGGCTGATCGTCCCCCACCTCTACTTCTGGAAGAGCGCCAAGTGGATCGCGGGGCTGCGCCTCCTGGACCGCGACGAGCCGGGCTTCTGGGAGCAGAACGGCTATCACCACCGGGGCGACCCGTGGGCCGAGGAGCGCTACGCAGGTGACTGA
- a CDS encoding ferredoxin reductase: MTENSQGTFVPPTRFAVPGRIAVSNRAAALWQRALITEIRRETAAVSTFRLKAPDWQGHLPGQHLMLRLTAADGYVAQRHYSIASAPDGSGEIELTLDHVPGGEVSGHLHTVARVGDTVEVRGPLSGFFAWPGDRPALLLGAGSGVVPLMSMIRHHRLAGLTVPLRLIVSARTPEDLIYADEYADETSVVLTRTEGRLNAGHLAPFLGGARRPEGGWEAYVCGSNGFAEHASRLLVEGGQPVDRIRIERFG, from the coding sequence GTGACTGAGAACTCGCAGGGCACCTTCGTGCCGCCGACGCGCTTCGCCGTGCCCGGCCGGATCGCCGTGAGCAACCGCGCCGCCGCCCTGTGGCAGCGGGCGCTGATCACGGAGATCCGCCGGGAGACGGCGGCCGTCTCGACGTTCCGCCTCAAGGCCCCCGACTGGCAGGGGCACCTGCCGGGCCAGCACCTGATGCTGCGGCTCACGGCCGCGGACGGCTATGTCGCCCAGCGGCACTACTCGATCGCCTCCGCGCCCGACGGCAGCGGCGAGATCGAGCTGACCCTCGACCATGTGCCGGGCGGCGAGGTGTCGGGGCATCTGCACACCGTCGCGCGGGTCGGCGACACGGTCGAGGTGCGCGGGCCGCTGTCCGGCTTCTTCGCGTGGCCGGGCGACCGCCCCGCGCTGCTGCTCGGCGCCGGGTCGGGCGTGGTCCCGCTGATGTCGATGATCCGCCACCACCGCCTCGCGGGTCTCACCGTGCCGCTGCGGCTGATCGTCTCCGCGCGCACGCCCGAGGACCTGATCTACGCCGACGAGTACGCGGACGAGACCAGCGTCGTGCTGACCCGCACCGAAGGCCGGTTGAACGCCGGCCACCTGGCGCCCTTCCTCGGCGGAGCGCGGCGGCCCGAGGGCGGCTGGGAGGCGTACGTCTGCGGCTCCAACGGGTTCGCGGAGCACGCCTCTCGGCTCCTGGTGGAGGGCGGCCAGCCGGTGGACCGGATCAGGATCGAACGCTTCGGCTGA
- a CDS encoding FadR/GntR family transcriptional regulator yields MAVTDEAIEKIKGMIVSGALRPGDRLPKESELAADLGLSRNSLREAVRALSLIRILDVRQGDGTYVTSLDPQLLLEALSFVVDFHRDDTVLEFLAVRRILEPAATAMACARISEAELDALTQQLDELGAAPSVEELVACDLEFHRGIVQSSGNSVLCSLLDGLSGPTTRARIWRGLTQEDAVSRTLHEHRAILTALRDRDAEAARSWATVHIASVEQWLRSTL; encoded by the coding sequence ATGGCTGTCACCGACGAGGCCATCGAGAAGATCAAGGGCATGATCGTCTCCGGCGCGCTGCGCCCCGGCGACCGGCTGCCCAAGGAGAGTGAACTCGCCGCCGACCTCGGCCTCTCCCGCAACTCCCTGCGCGAGGCGGTCCGCGCGCTGTCGCTGATCCGCATCCTCGATGTGCGCCAGGGCGACGGCACATACGTGACGAGTCTGGACCCCCAACTCCTCCTGGAGGCGTTGAGTTTCGTCGTCGACTTCCACCGCGACGACACGGTCCTGGAGTTCCTCGCCGTACGCCGCATCCTGGAACCGGCGGCCACCGCGATGGCCTGCGCCCGCATCAGCGAGGCGGAACTGGACGCGCTGACCCAGCAGTTGGACGAGCTGGGGGCCGCCCCGTCCGTGGAGGAGCTGGTCGCCTGCGACCTGGAGTTCCACCGCGGCATCGTCCAGTCGTCGGGGAACTCCGTGCTGTGCTCCCTGCTGGACGGCCTCTCCGGGCCCACCACCCGGGCCCGCATCTGGCGCGGCCTGACCCAGGAGGACGCCGTCAGCCGCACGCTGCACGAGCACCGCGCGATCCTCACGGCGCTGCGCGACCGCGACGCGGAGGCGGCCAGGTCGTGGGCGACGGTGCACATCGCGAGTGTGGAGCAGTGGCTGCGTTCCACGCTGTGA
- a CDS encoding PAC2 family protein has protein sequence MIELEGVPELVDPVMVAAFEGWNDAGDAASAAVAHLDKEWKGEVFAALDAEDYYDFQVNRPTVWLDDGVRKITWPTTRLSVVRVGGDKPRDLVLVRGIEPSMRWRSFCNEILGFAHELGVELVVIMGALLGDTPHTRPVPVSGVTSDADLARTMDLEETKYEGPTGIVGILQEACTHAGVPAVSLWAAVPHYVSQPPNPKATLALLNRLEDLIGLRIPLGELAEDARAWQLGVDQLAAEDSEVAEYVQSLEEARDTAELPEASGEAIAREFERYLRRRDGGGEGGGTFSRDTPPSDRTRPPKPKPTQRPGQDAEGPVAEGPVAEGPVAEGESEGDGESPSDAEGSSDSSDSSDD, from the coding sequence GTGATCGAGCTCGAGGGGGTTCCCGAGCTGGTCGACCCGGTCATGGTGGCCGCGTTCGAGGGCTGGAACGACGCCGGCGACGCCGCCTCCGCCGCGGTCGCGCACCTCGACAAGGAGTGGAAGGGCGAGGTGTTCGCGGCGCTGGACGCCGAGGACTACTACGACTTCCAGGTCAACCGCCCGACCGTCTGGCTCGACGACGGGGTACGCAAGATCACATGGCCGACGACCCGGCTCTCGGTGGTCCGCGTCGGCGGCGACAAGCCGCGCGACCTCGTCCTGGTCCGCGGGATCGAGCCGTCCATGCGCTGGCGGTCGTTCTGCAACGAGATCCTCGGCTTCGCGCACGAACTGGGCGTCGAGCTGGTGGTGATCATGGGGGCGCTGCTCGGCGACACCCCGCACACCCGCCCGGTCCCGGTCAGCGGTGTGACGTCCGACGCCGACCTGGCGCGCACCATGGACCTGGAGGAGACGAAGTACGAGGGTCCGACGGGCATCGTCGGCATCCTTCAGGAGGCGTGCACGCACGCGGGCGTCCCGGCGGTCAGCCTCTGGGCGGCCGTCCCGCACTACGTCTCGCAGCCGCCGAACCCGAAGGCGACGCTCGCGCTCCTCAACCGCCTGGAGGACCTGATCGGCCTGCGCATCCCGCTGGGTGAGCTGGCCGAGGACGCGCGGGCCTGGCAGCTCGGCGTGGACCAGCTGGCCGCCGAGGACAGCGAGGTCGCCGAGTACGTCCAGTCGCTGGAGGAGGCGCGGGACACCGCCGAGCTCCCGGAGGCCTCGGGCGAGGCCATCGCCCGGGAGTTCGAGCGCTATCTGCGGCGCCGCGACGGCGGCGGCGAGGGCGGCGGGACGTTCTCCCGCGACACCCCGCCGAGCGACCGCACCCGCCCCCCGAAGCCCAAGCCCACCCAGCGGCCCGGACAGGACGCGGAGGGGCCGGTGGCCGAAGGACCCGTGGCGGAGGGGCCGGTCGCGGAGGGTGAGAGCGAGGGCGACGGCGAGAGCCCCTCGGATGCCGAGGGTTCCTCGGATTCCTCGGATTCCTCGGACGACTGA